One stretch of Bacteroidota bacterium DNA includes these proteins:
- a CDS encoding DUF4968 domain-containing protein: protein MRSFFKIFLISAIFLCPFFHPAPSKANTDGSLTSGNTFEYKTSSASLRIEFCSPTMLRIRISPNGQFQPDEHYVVAKYDWPKIDINQKDEGNYTKLSTGKITVRVYKNPLCIALYDKENKKAINIDKTAASFEGDSVKCTKQLVAGEHFFGFGERMDCMDRLGKSVTLNV, encoded by the coding sequence ATGAGATCATTTTTTAAAATATTTTTAATATCGGCAATTTTTTTATGTCCATTTTTTCATCCTGCTCCTAGCAAAGCAAATACGGATGGCTCTCTAACATCAGGCAACACCTTCGAATATAAAACCTCATCAGCAAGCTTAAGAATTGAATTTTGTTCCCCGACCATGCTGAGGATACGTATCAGTCCCAACGGGCAATTCCAGCCTGACGAACATTATGTGGTCGCTAAATATGACTGGCCCAAAATTGATATCAACCAAAAGGATGAAGGCAACTACACCAAGTTGTCGACCGGTAAAATCACGGTAAGAGTTTACAAAAATCCGCTCTGCATAGCCCTTTACGATAAGGAGAACAAAAAGGCCATCAACATTGACAAAACGGCTGCTTCTTTTGAGGGGGATTCGGTTAAATGTACCAAACAATTGGTTGCAGGCGAGCATTTCTTTGGTTTCGGCGAACGGATGGATTGCATGGACAGGCTGGGAAAATCTGTAACCCTCAATGT
- a CDS encoding type II toxin-antitoxin system RelE/ParE family toxin: MYKVFIEKAVYKQLKNIPEKDYQKIITSIANLANDPRPPGCKKLKGHQGYRIREGNYRVIYEINDKILTVTVIDAGDRKDIYE; the protein is encoded by the coding sequence GTGTATAAGGTATTTATTGAAAAGGCTGTTTACAAGCAACTTAAAAATATCCCAGAAAAGGATTACCAAAAGATTATAACCTCTATTGCCAATTTGGCCAACGACCCTCGGCCGCCAGGCTGCAAAAAGCTTAAAGGCCACCAGGGATATAGGATTCGGGAAGGGAATTACCGGGTGATATATGAAATAAACGATAAAATTCTTACGGTTACTGTTATTGACGCTGGCGACAGAAAAGATATTTACGAATAA